A portion of the Canis aureus isolate CA01 chromosome 32, VMU_Caureus_v.1.0, whole genome shotgun sequence genome contains these proteins:
- the ULK3 gene encoding serine/threonine-protein kinase ULK3 isoform X10 has translation MAGPGWGPPRLDGFILTERLGSGTYATVYKAYAKKDTREVVAIKCVAKKSLNKASVENLLTEIEILKGIRHPHIVQLRDFQWDSDHIYLIMEFCAGGDLSRFIHTRRLLPEKVARVFMQQLASALQFLHEQNISHLDLKPQNILLSSLEKPHLKLADFGFAQHMSPWDEKHVLRGSPLYMAPEMVCQRQYDARVDLWSVGVILYEALFGQPPFASRSFTELEEKIRSNRVIELPLRPPLSRDCRDLLQRLLERDPNRRISFQDFFAHPWVDLEHMPSGESLARATALVVQAVKKDQDGDAAAALSLYCKALDFFVPALHYEVDAQRKEAIKAKVGEGVSQRKLAPSRDLRSLALLQPRGRLSQGGPGPPLQPPDVTAWGSHQGRGGRTWEEGRQRGGGSLR, from the exons atgGCGGGGCCCGGCTGGGGGCCCCCGCGGCTGGACGGCTTCATCCTCACCGAGCGCCTGGGCAGCGGCACGTACGCCACCGTGTACAAGGCCTACGCCAAG AAGGACACCCGCGAGGTCGTAGCCATAAAGTGCGTGGCCAAGAAGAGCCTGAACAAGGCCTCGGTGGAGAACCTCCTGACGGAGATCGAGATCCTCAAGGGCATTCGACACCCGCACATCGTGCAGCTCCGAGACTTCCAG TGGGACAGCGACCACATCTACCTCATCATGGAGTTCTGCGCAGGGGGCGACCTGTCCCGCTTCATCCACACCCGCAGGCTTCTGCCCGAGAAGGTGGCTCGCGTCTTCATGCAGCAGTTGG CTAGTGCCCTGCAGTTCCTGCATGAACAGAATatctctcacctggatctgaAGCCACAGAACATTCTGCTGAGCTCCTTGGAGAAGCCCCACCTTAAACTGGCAG ACTTTGGCTTTGCACAGCACATGTCTCCCTGGGACGAGAAGCATGTGCTCCGTGGCTCCCCCCTCTATATGGCCCCCGAGATGGTGTGTCAGCGGCAGTACGACGCCCGGGTGGACCTGTGGTCCGTGGGGGTCATCCTGTATG AAGCCCTCTTCGGGCAGCCCCCCTTTGCCTCCAGGTCATTCACGGAGCTGGAAGAGAAGATCCGGAGCAACCGGGTGATCGAG CTCCCTCTGCGGCCCCCACTCTCCCGAGACTGCCGGGACCTGCTGCAGCGGCTCCTGGAGCGGGACCCCAACCGTCGCATCTCCTTCCAGGACTTCTTTGCCCACCCCTGGGTGGACCTGGAGCACATGCCCAGTGGGGAGAGCCTGGCACGAGCA ACCGCCCTGGTGGTGCAGGCTGTGAAGAAGGACCAGGACGGGGACGCCGCGGCCGCCTTATCGCTCTACTGCAAAGCCCTGGACTTCTTCGTGCCCGCGCTGCACT ACGAAGTGGATGCCCAACGGAAGGAAGCGATCAAGGCAAAGGTGGGTGAGGGCGTCTCCCAAAGGAAACTGGCGCCATCCCGGGATCTCCGCAGCCTGGCTCTCCTGCAGCCGAGAGGCAGACTCTCCCAGGGAGGCCCAGGCCCGCCGCTGCAGCCCCCGGACGTCACAGCTTGGGGCAGCCACCAGGGACGCGGAGGGAGAACTtgggag GAGGGGCGGCAGCGTGGGGGAGGCTCCCTGAGGTGA